The nucleotide sequence ataaaatcttcaTTTACCaacaaaaaagcaaaaaaataatatttttctctaTTAGCCTTAAAATCTGATTTCctactctctttctctctagaaTTAAACAATTTaacatctctttctctctctctcttctcgcACTCTTCTCTGGTCTCCTGATCGTCTTCACAAAGGTAATTCAAATGGCAAGACTAATCAATGCTCTTCGTTAGTTATTACATTGCTCATAAAATGTTCTCTCAATCTTCCCATTTTTCATATGTTACATTgctttttttacgaaaaaaataaataaataggagAGATAAATGGAGGAGCCGAAATGGTTGGAAGGTCTCTTAAGAACAAAGTTCTTCAACATTTGCCCTCGTCACCGCGAGACATCGCGCAATGAATGCAACATGTTCTGTCTCTCTTGTCAAAACGCTCCGTTTTGTATCTACTGCCGCTCCTCCCTCCACATTGATCATCCCATCCTTCAGGTTTCACCACATTACATATATTCACTCTTCACCATTGGCTAACTTCAATCCTTCTAACATTAACTTTACGATGAATTATACAGATAAGAAGATCGTCGTATCATGATGTGGTTAGAGTATCGGAGATAGAGAAGGTATTGGACATAAGAGAAGTGCAGACTTATGTCATTAATAGCGCGAGGGTTCTCTTCATAAACGAGAGACCTCAGCCTAAGAATTCCTCTCATGGCGCCGCGTCCTCCACCACAACCAAAACCATTTCCTACTTCTGCGAGACTTGTTGCAGAACGCTTCTTGATCCCTTTCGCTTCTGTTCCTTGGGTTGCAAGGTATGTCACCTACACTTTTATTCTACATGAGCATTTTTTTAATCACCGGCCTGGTAAATCGTGGACAAAAACAACTATCAATGGTCACATCTATTGTGTATAGAAAACCCGGATGAATAATTATCAATAAAGATTCAACCAATGTAATGGATACTCTTCAGTTATAGCACAATTTTGGATAATCTAatcttttgaaatatatttttcgtCAAAATGAGCTATGATATAACGTTTAATTAATTGTATGGTAAATTGATGGGCTATATTAGAATTTCAAGCATATATAGTCAAATAAAAATGTCTACACGTagttatttatatgtatatatatgttactttatttttgtttatgtatATACTACATTTTGAATaaggaatatataaaatgtgATCTCATAAGAAATGTCAGGTTGAAGGAATGAGGAAGAataaggaagatgaagaagagagattgCGTAAAGAAAGACAACAAGAAACGCACAAAGGCACGCATCCTCCAACTCATAGGACCTCAAATTCTAGGCGACGAAAAGGCATTCCTCATAGAGCTCCTTTTGCCTCCTAatttaatcaatattttttaagaaaaaaaaaaaacattactttAGTTTACTTCCTCCGTTTCAatacagatgatgttttagaaagattattttgtttgaatttacatgaagttttgagattttaagtttagctttaattttattggaaactgttcaaccaattagattttacagtctttttataattggttaactaattttaaaattatatctttaaaatattttttttagaaaaatgtagttttcttaatctttgtgcactaaagcaaaacatcaaatattatGAAACAGATGAAGTATTTAATATGCGTATTGGGTGAGTGTTTATATATTCTCTATTTGTACAATGTCCAGCTCACTTCTCACAATCATCTCACATGGAAACAGCAATTTGTATAGAACAAAATCGTAAATTCACCTTTGTGTgaacatttttcttttaataccTTTTTGTGCACtccatatttcattttaaagcattttatacaaaatttggTAAAGGAAGGAAAACCATGAAAATTAGGTAAGACGACTTAGCTATAGACGATATGTCGGTGGAGATATCTGTACATTTATATTCTTGTAATGATAATCAAATTATTAATCTATGTGGTGGTTTGAAGTTACCTGTCACTAGACGGCTAGCTACTGAATATTTTACTCAAGCCTGAAATTTTGTTGAGTTACTATgtactctctcttttttgtcatTTTAAGAGGTGTTTATAGTTTTTgcacaaacattaaaaaaatataaagttttatgtaatttgttttggttacataaaataacattaaataaaactaattcaatcaataaaaaaatatgcagtattttataattggtcaaaaatttaaaataacattaaattcCATTTAGAATTGTGAAAACATCGCTTATTtcgaaacaaaatcaaaatccttAAACATACGGAgacggagggagtatatgtttaatataaGAGTTAGTATTTGTGGGGTTTAGGGCTCAATAATtgtgtatttaaatatttgtttttaaaagaaaatatttaaatatttgttggaGGGACATGAATGTGTACATGTTTTGTATAGACACATGAAATGTTTCTCTGCTTGTTTTCGAACTTTAATGTTTAAGCTGATATATGATTGACATAGTTTGTTGTAGGCGTTAGGTATTCGAAAGGTAGAGAGTTACTTGAAAAAGAAATCAAACCTTTACTTATTTAGATGATATTTTTTCTTCTCCACTATAACaatcctctatatattaattgagtatcattttaaaagttgtaactttaagtttgtattaattaaaaagagacTCTGTTTAGATGTCACTTAATTAGGATGTCAATTTAACTTACGTGTCAGCTTaagaattaattaaaaaaatattgaatcaaATCCAATTATTAGGAAACATTATATtaatctaaaatataagaatcatgtattttttctttaataaaagctacgaaagtacctaatatgattaacatatatatatataacaattaatgattatgaataataaagatttgaaaataatttttgcatccttcttaatttttgtttaattttatattattaaaaaaataaacaatcacattaaccatataataaaaaatatatttttttcttataggttatattttgaattttttaaaatgactttaaattacaaaatgaggtaaccttatatgttatacttaatttttttaaacgactttaaattacaaaaatgaggaaaccttataagttatattttttttatatgttatattttgaattttttaaatgactttaaattacaaaaatataagtttttcttaatcatacgactaaaaacattaaaatgacatgtatcaattcgatggctGATgtgaaacctttcaaaaccatataaaagataaaaatcaaaataattcaactgtgaaaacaatactgttcatttttttcaagaaagaaaaaatatagtgTTCTCTTCCATTATGTATAGTGATAGTATGGCCAATCATTGTGGGTATAATAGTAGATGCCCCAGACTAagttattatgattttttttttcgccTTTGTATTaagcttctttatttttcttaataagtgcTTTGCtacaaaagaattttttttagtaaacaTGTCACAGTTaattaactctttttttttaagacgaagaaaaaaattatattttttctcttatttaCTACGGCGACGAAGAATTAAAGtcttactatattttttttttctagttcttCTTCCAAGCATAGGAAAACTCCAGGGagttatggtttttttttctacCAATTGGAGCtggtggaaaaaaaaattgtcatttgTTTAACATCTAGTGAgatcaacccatgatatatTAGTTATAGTATAGTTTAGGCACGTTTAGTGCCTAATCcttattttcaataattttgggatatttttgtatatttcaataaatttagtaaatgtGATGAGAAACAACAAGGAGCATGAACGAAGAAGATAGTCTGATGAACACACTGATTAATGAATAAGATAGTCTGATTAAACACATGTAGAAGTTGAAGATGCCAAACATGATAAAGTGGTTCGTCTACAACTCAAAAAACAATTCTCCACCGAAGAGAGAATTCAAGaacacaaataaaataaaaagagatgAAACAGAGAGTGTGTGTTTACGCGAGCGAGACatataaaccaaataaaatctACTTAGGAATGGGATTTGGAGGCTGGTAGTTGAGAGTCCTCCGGAAGAGCATGATGTGTGGCTCAGGGCGATGAATAGCGTAATGGACCCATCCTCGGCTTTGCTGCACTCCTATTGCTCTCCATTCACTCTGCCAAATAATCAGGAACTGAGAAACTATCCTATAAACAAGTCTATGATTCACACTGACTAAACTAAACTAAATGATCACAATCAATCACAATTCGCAgaggaacaaaagaaacaagaaggaATAGAGAGGAAGCCGTAACTCACTTCGGCGAGGATACGATTCTTAGGGAGAAGCTTAGCAACCTCTGGAGGAAGTACGACGTGCCTGCCAGATTCAACAAAGATCATCAAGCCCTAAACGCGATTAGAAACTGAAGAATCAGAATCAAAAGTGATGATGATTGATATTACCTGTACTCGTAAGTATCATCGAAGTACTTGTCAGAGTATTCGATCCGAGCCAtcctctttaaaaaaaaaactgagcaATAGAGAAGAAAAGATGAATCTGAACTCTGAAGGAGAATGGGGGCGAAAGGGAATATAAAGGATTGGGGGCAGAGATGTAATTAATGAGAGAATATATGCAATTTTGAGCAACGGCTGTGTtgtgttcttttgagttttgaatttCTTTGGAGCCGCTCCTTCCCGCTCACTAAGTTGATGATGCCCTACAATGTGATTCCACGGTTTTTATTGTTAACCAAACCGGTTCATTCTCCTGGTTCTGTCTATCCACTACTTTCCCCTTTCTATTTCTAGAACTTGCTTTTATTTGCACCATTCCTTTAAAAAACTTTGCATCTACAAATCAAAAACTCCAATCATGGCTAGAATCTTTGATTACATTTGATTTAGTTTCCATTTGGtttttgattcttagaatttAAACCACGGTTAACGGACTTCTGGTTCGGCTTTTCTTTGTCTTGTTATGTTTGCTTGTTTTAGTTGCTGTCTCCATCCTCCCTAGCAAAGATTTTATATTGGGAGATACAAGAGACTGACTTCAAGTGATAACATTCgttttcatcatatttattgTTCTTGgcattatatacaaaaaaaaattagattcatAAGAAACCCCAAAAGAATATACCCAATAGACTTACTTCCCACACTTGTTTTCTCCTCTACTCTTCTACCAAAAACCAAATCCTCTTAAAAAAAACCTTTTGTGTTGTCTCTTTCAATTGTTGAGAAAGACAACACATTAGGATAAATACCTGTACACGAATACTAACCGAATTACTGCATTTTATCAATTACTAGAATATAAAAAAAGGCATCAAACCGATCCAAAGgctttcaaaaagaaaagaaaagaaaaaaaagacaccCTTGAGAGTGATTTACTGCTCCATACTGTCCTCCTCAGGTTTATTCATGGCAGGTACTGTCTTTCTCAGCATAGATGTTCCATGAAAGACCATCACCGAGAAGTCTCTTCTGTATTCTTTCATCTAAACAAACACACAGTTTATCAGAGACGTGATTCAGTTAAAGAGTTATATACAGCTTTATTATTAGAGATATACCTCCTCTTCGGTCATCTTGGTGAACCCGAATTTGTCAGTCCATATGGATTTGGCTTCATCTGCTGCTGGTAGCACGAGATGTTTCACGTTCAGGGACCCAAGTAGCCTCTCGATGCAATCAAACAGACATTGGAAGTAGCCCTACAGTGAgcaaaccaaagaaaaaaacatatcagATCATAATGCGCGGATATCTGTTAAGTGCTAACCAGTGAGATCATAATACATAATCATCATTCCCACTTTCTTAACCCATTTAAAGCAAACACAAGGCACAGGAATACGTGGTTCAACGACAAAGCTAATTACCTGCCCTTGACAATCTCGGCTGGTCGCAACCAGAGGGAGTTCCGCAAGTTCAGACCCAAATACCCTAAAGATTCCCACGGAAACAATCACCCCACTGCACCAGCGAAAGACAAATACAACACACAAATTAACAAATATGAAATAGGCTTCACAAAAATATAGACTGCCCAGAAATCAGAATCTTACTCCACAGTCAACATGGTGCAGTACATGCCGCTGAAATCTTGGCCTTTTGACTTCCTTCTGTTCCACACCCAAAGTGGTTCATCAGCTAATTGGTATAGTGAGCATGCAGAATAATCCACTAAAGTGGTTGACCTTACTAAATTTGCACTTACCCATAAAGCATGGCTGGAATGAGGTCTCCCCTGCTCCCAGATTCACTGATGGGATCAAACCGCTCCTATAGCATACCATGGTTACAAGGGACAAAAAGAGTTAAAACCTTTTATATAGAGAAGAGAAGGGACAAACAGCACAAAGTATGGACGAGTTTGAAATGTGGCCGAGTTACATGAAGAATGGAGAGTGCCTTCCCAAGTAACGCTTTTGTATCTGTATCATCCGAAGAGGTCAACCTCCCACTAAGGACCCTCCATCTTATGTCTGGAGTGGTATTGTCCTCTGGACAGCTTTCTTCATTAGGATTTTGCCTCTTCCTTAAAGAGTTGTAACTAAGCTTCTCTTCTCCTCGAACTACCAAACTGTCTAATGAAGTGTTGATATTTTCGCACCCGAGGGAACAGAACCATTTATCTTCAGGTAGCTCCTGTTAAGACATAAACATGATGAAAGATAAGGCTAATGAGCTATcaccagagagagagaaagaaagagccAAAGAGGTAGAGCACCTTGAGATCAGCAATATTATGTTCTTTCAAACAGCCAACATGGAACTCCTTTTCACACTGAGAAGGAATCATAGAAATTGAAAATGGTGAAAACCAAATGCAGATTTAAGAGACAGATGTCACAATACAGCAATGATTAACAAGATACCTGATCACATATTATCACAGTGCGAGCATTAAAGCCCAACCTGCAAAAACTATGGCCTCTGCAAAAGCAAAAACAATTAAGTAAAGATCAAGCTCAGAAGGAAATGGTTTCAGTTAGCAGAAAATCATCTTCTGAACTTAACAAATTCAAGTtcctaaataaaaaactataagCCATATGAATgagaaatatgaaataaaacaaTAAGACCTCATTAAACTACAAAAAGGTAACCACCATATACTTGATATAAATAGAAAAAGCTCGATCTTCACCTGCATAACACGCATACGCTTGGGAGCTCACTCGTAAGGGAGCTGACAATTCGAATGCATCTTGTGGTTATCTGAGCTATTGCATCAACTCCACGAACTCTACCAGCTGCAACGGCATTGGGATTGCTCTCCACGCACTTCTCTCTCTCCATCATATTCACACAATATTTGCAGGACCACCTCTCACTCGGAAGGCTTGGTAAATAAGCACATACTAGATAAAATACCAAAAGAGAAAAGTAGGCTACATCAATCAAGTTGACACGCTCCAAAAACTCTTTTAATATAGCAACAGAAGAAACCCAATAAGGAAAACTGGAAAAGTGCAAGCTCCGAACCTATATGATATGATCTTGGACAGGTATCACAACACAAGAGTTCACCCCCATCCTTACAGATACTGCAAAGATCATCATTTTCACCGACGGAAAACTTCTGGTCCATTGTTAGTGCTACTGAGAGCTCATGAAGAGATACGCCATTGGTTGTATAAATTTGATGAAACCTGAACATCAATAGAAGACCAACTAGTTAGTTCTAAACCTTTTCTGTGAATCACACAATCAGCGATCTTAAGGATCAACGGCTTTCAAGTATCCAGGTTTAATgtatttacagttttgtaaCATATGGGTAAAAGTGTTAATGCACTTTGTCTATACAGTACACGGACAGATAAGGAAGAATAGTTCTTGATAATTGGTTTCCAAGGAGACTGGTCGTAGCTTCACTACTAGAGCATGAATATGGAAATGGATGCAAGAAAAA is from Brassica napus cultivar Da-Ae chromosome A4, Da-Ae, whole genome shotgun sequence and encodes:
- the LOC106449955 gene encoding protein RGF1 INDUCIBLE TRANSCRIPTION FACTOR 1-like; the protein is MEEPKWLEGLLRTKFFNICPRHRETSRNECNMFCLSCQNAPFCIYCRSSLHIDHPILQIRRSSYHDVVRVSEIEKVLDIREVQTYVINSARVLFINERPQPKNSSHGAASSTTTKTISYFCETCCRTLLDPFRFCSLGCKVEGMRKNKEDEEERLRKERQQETHKGTHPPTHRTSNSRRRKGIPHRAPFAS
- the LOC106449954 gene encoding cyclin-dependent kinases regulatory subunit 2 — its product is MARIEYSDKYFDDTYEYRHVVLPPEVAKLLPKNRILAESEWRAIGVQQSRGWVHYAIHRPEPHIMLFRRTLNYQPPNPIPK